One window of Pseudomonas sp. FP198 genomic DNA carries:
- the tgt gene encoding tRNA guanosine(34) transglycosylase Tgt produces MSFELLATDGKARRGRLTFPRGTVETPAFMPVGTYGTVKGMLPRDIVATGAEIILGNTFHLWLRPGMEVIKAHGDLHDFMQWKGPILTDSGGFQVFSLGAMRKIKEEGVTFASPVDGSKVFMGPEESMQVQRDLGSDIVMIFDECTPYPADEDVARVSMELSLRWAQRSKNAHGENTAALFGIVQGGMHQDLRMRSLEGLDKIGFDGLAIGGLSVGEPKHEMIKVLDYLPGQMPADKPRYLMGVGKPEDLVEGVRRGVDMFDCVMPTRNARNGHLFIDTGVLKIRNAFHRHDDSPLDPTCDCYTCQNFSRAYLHHLDKCGEMLGSMLNTIHNLRHYQVLMAGLREAIQQGTLAAFVEAFYAKRGLPVPPLD; encoded by the coding sequence ATGTCCTTCGAGTTGCTTGCTACCGATGGCAAGGCTCGTCGCGGTCGTCTGACCTTCCCCCGCGGTACGGTGGAAACCCCCGCGTTCATGCCGGTGGGCACCTACGGCACGGTCAAGGGCATGCTGCCGCGTGACATCGTTGCCACGGGCGCGGAGATCATTCTCGGTAACACTTTCCACCTGTGGCTGCGTCCGGGTATGGAAGTGATCAAGGCCCACGGCGACCTGCACGATTTCATGCAGTGGAAAGGCCCGATTCTGACCGACTCCGGCGGTTTCCAGGTGTTCAGCCTCGGCGCCATGCGCAAGATCAAGGAGGAGGGCGTGACCTTCGCCTCGCCGGTCGACGGCTCCAAGGTGTTCATGGGCCCGGAAGAGTCGATGCAGGTGCAGCGCGACCTGGGCTCGGACATCGTGATGATCTTCGACGAATGCACGCCGTACCCGGCCGATGAAGACGTGGCGCGGGTGTCGATGGAGCTGTCGTTGCGCTGGGCCCAGCGTTCGAAGAATGCCCACGGCGAAAACACGGCGGCGCTGTTCGGCATCGTGCAGGGCGGCATGCACCAGGATTTGCGCATGCGCTCGCTCGAAGGCCTGGACAAGATCGGCTTCGACGGCCTGGCGATTGGCGGCCTGTCGGTGGGTGAACCGAAGCACGAAATGATCAAGGTGCTCGATTACCTGCCGGGCCAGATGCCCGCTGACAAACCTCGTTACCTTATGGGCGTTGGCAAACCGGAAGATCTGGTTGAGGGTGTGCGCCGCGGGGTGGACATGTTCGATTGCGTGATGCCAACCCGTAATGCCCGCAATGGGCATCTGTTCATCGACACTGGTGTGCTGAAGATCCGTAACGCGTTCCATCGCCATGATGATTCGCCGCTCGATCCGACGTGCGATTGCTATACCTGCCAGAACTTCTCCCGCGCTTATCTGCATCATTTGGACAAGTGCGGCGAAATGCTCGGCAGCATGCTCAATACCATCCACAATTTGCGCCATTATCAGGTG
- the queA gene encoding tRNA preQ1(34) S-adenosylmethionine ribosyltransferase-isomerase QueA, giving the protein MRVADFTFELPDSLIARHPLAERRASRLLTLDGVSGAMAHRQFTDLLEHLRPGDLMVFNNTRVIPARLFGQKASGGKLEILVERVLDGHRVLAHVRSSKSPKPGSSILIDGGGEARMVARHDALFELEFAEEVLPLLDRVGHMPLPPYIDRPDEGSDRERYQTVYAERLGAVAAPTAGLHFDQPLLEAIAAKGVETAFVTLHVGAGTFQPVRVERIEDHHMHNEWLEVSQEVVDAVAACRARGGRVVAVGTTSVRSLESAARDGVLKPFSGDTDIFIYPGRPFHVVDALVTNFHLPESTLLMLVSAFAGYPETMAAYQAAVEHGYRFFSYGDAMFITRNPAPRGPEETV; this is encoded by the coding sequence ATGCGTGTTGCTGACTTTACCTTCGAACTCCCGGATTCGCTGATCGCTCGCCACCCTCTGGCCGAGCGTCGCGCCAGTCGACTGTTGACCCTGGACGGGGTCAGCGGTGCCATGGCTCACCGTCAATTCACTGATTTGCTTGAGCATTTGCGCCCGGGCGATTTGATGGTGTTCAACAATACCCGAGTCATTCCGGCGCGGTTGTTTGGCCAGAAGGCCTCCGGCGGCAAGCTGGAGATTCTGGTGGAGCGGGTGCTGGACGGGCATCGGGTGCTGGCCCATGTGCGGTCGAGCAAGTCGCCCAAGCCGGGCTCGTCGATCTTGATCGACGGCGGCGGTGAGGCGCGGATGGTGGCGCGGCATGATGCGTTGTTCGAGCTGGAGTTTGCCGAAGAGGTGTTGCCCCTGCTCGACCGTGTCGGGCACATGCCGTTGCCTCCTTATATAGACCGCCCGGACGAAGGTTCGGACCGCGAGCGTTATCAGACCGTGTACGCCGAGCGCCTGGGGGCGGTGGCGGCGCCGACGGCGGGGCTGCATTTTGATCAGCCGTTGCTGGAGGCGATTGCCGCCAAGGGCGTGGAGACGGCTTTCGTGACGCTGCACGTCGGCGCCGGCACGTTCCAGCCGGTGCGCGTGGAGCGCATCGAAGATCACCACATGCACAACGAATGGCTGGAAGTGAGCCAGGAAGTGGTCGATGCCGTGGCGGCGTGTCGCGCCCGCGGTGGCCGGGTGGTGGCGGTGGGGACCACCAGCGTGCGTTCGCTGGAAAGCGCCGCGCGCGATGGCGTGCTCAAGCCGTTCAGTGGCGACACCGATATCTTTATCTACCCGGGCCGGCCGTTTCACGTGGTCGATGCCCTGGTCACCAACTTTCATTTGCCCGAATCCACGCTGTTGATGCTGGTTTCGGCGTTCGCCGGTTATCCCGAGACCATGGCCGCCTACCAGGCCGCCGTCGAGCATGGGTACCGCTTTTTCAGCTACGGTGATGCGATGTTCATCACCCGTAACCCCGCGCCACGCGGGCCCGAGGAAACCGTATGA